The Leucobacter viscericola genome includes a window with the following:
- a CDS encoding HNH endonuclease signature motif containing protein, whose translation MEFFTDHASRIQTIRDLVGEVTNPNDLPSAVGGLDSASVITLLELASDLGRFVERLQTAAAGVISQRSTREKAHAGLAQSRGHRNAVALVQKTAGTSRTEAMRQIRVGESLYRDGNDSGLSDHHVDVDSGNLASDGLVPSDAWRASLRRSLLSGEITGAQHDAITRGLGEPRYHDDDAEKARQVEAWSLAVNELIAEAATATVEDLARSARHLRDLVDPVGAEERYLARFEARSFRMWTDREGLTRAAMTFDDMSAAWMRSMIDAAMRPRRGGPRFVNPAEESRAEALLADPRTNDQIVFDLIIDVVRAGTLSEAETVFGARQPGVRLVNILPVDANTTAAATMSETTDVNARQDTRGGVAYTEDGIVAVPDWVAKQQTCVSGSVVIDTDRFGNPLQLGRTTRLFTPKQRIALAVRDGGCRWTGCDRPASYCEAHHIDTWANGGKTDIDRGIMLCRFHHMQLHYGGWRITREGVKDFVLHDPGGGESSLPRRLIFRRLWAEDDPPPKRFLLVA comes from the coding sequence ATGGAATTCTTCACCGATCACGCATCACGGATCCAAACGATCCGTGATCTCGTCGGTGAGGTCACCAATCCCAACGATCTCCCTTCTGCGGTTGGAGGTCTCGATAGTGCGAGCGTGATTACTCTCCTAGAGCTTGCCTCAGATCTCGGTCGCTTCGTTGAGCGATTACAAACGGCAGCAGCCGGTGTCATCTCGCAACGATCAACGCGCGAGAAAGCACACGCTGGGCTCGCACAGTCACGTGGACACCGAAACGCTGTGGCACTTGTTCAAAAGACTGCGGGCACCAGCCGAACCGAGGCGATGCGACAGATCCGAGTTGGTGAGTCGCTCTATCGCGATGGGAACGACTCTGGCCTTAGCGACCATCATGTTGACGTTGACAGCGGGAACTTGGCGTCGGATGGTTTGGTGCCTTCAGATGCGTGGCGTGCTTCTCTCAGGAGATCGCTCCTGAGTGGTGAAATTACGGGTGCGCAACATGACGCGATCACCCGTGGGCTCGGCGAACCTCGATACCACGACGACGATGCTGAGAAGGCAAGGCAAGTTGAGGCTTGGTCTCTTGCGGTGAATGAACTCATCGCTGAAGCCGCAACAGCGACCGTGGAAGATCTTGCAAGGTCGGCCCGCCATCTACGAGACCTCGTTGACCCTGTTGGAGCCGAAGAGCGTTACCTCGCGAGATTCGAAGCGCGGTCGTTTCGCATGTGGACGGATCGAGAGGGACTCACACGAGCAGCCATGACGTTTGACGACATGTCTGCGGCCTGGATGCGATCAATGATTGACGCAGCCATGCGTCCTCGACGCGGAGGACCACGGTTTGTGAATCCCGCTGAAGAATCTCGCGCTGAGGCTCTGCTTGCGGATCCGCGTACAAACGATCAAATTGTGTTTGACCTGATTATCGACGTCGTAAGAGCTGGAACTCTTTCGGAAGCTGAAACGGTGTTTGGTGCAAGGCAGCCCGGTGTCCGGCTTGTGAACATCCTTCCAGTCGATGCGAACACCACTGCGGCTGCCACCATGTCCGAAACAACCGACGTCAATGCGCGTCAGGACACCCGCGGCGGCGTTGCATACACGGAGGACGGTATCGTTGCGGTGCCAGACTGGGTAGCGAAGCAACAGACATGTGTGTCTGGCTCGGTCGTGATTGATACAGACCGCTTCGGAAACCCATTACAGCTGGGTCGGACAACACGACTATTCACTCCAAAGCAACGAATCGCGCTCGCTGTTCGCGATGGTGGTTGCAGATGGACGGGGTGTGATCGTCCAGCCTCTTACTGCGAAGCGCACCACATTGACACATGGGCAAATGGTGGCAAAACAGATATTGATCGAGGAATCATGCTCTGCCGGTTTCATCACATGCAACTTCATTATGGGGGCTGGCGAATTACTCGGGAGGGGGTGAAAGACTTTGTGCTGCACGATCCTGGAGGAGGTGAATCATCGTTGCCACGACGGCTAATTTTTCGTCGACTTTGGGCGGAAGATGATC
- a CDS encoding glutamine amidotransferase, with protein MKPFLLVTSRGEDDVAAEEHAAYCRLTGLLPEQLEWCRIDREPLGHVDFSRFSGIILAGSPFTVSEPSERKSATELRVERELAALLDEVIERDFPFLGVCYGVGTIGAHQGARVDRTYGEPSQAVRITLTDAGHEDALFRELPVTFDAFVGHKEAVSEVPSSITVLAGSATCPVQAFRVGRNVYATQFHPELDTAAFTDRVRTYAHHGYFDPVEVDAIVEGAERADVRASHMVLGRFIEEYLASIPAVYSKSA; from the coding sequence ATGAAGCCGTTTTTGCTCGTGACCTCGCGCGGTGAGGATGACGTAGCTGCCGAAGAGCACGCTGCCTACTGCCGGCTGACGGGGCTGCTCCCGGAACAGCTTGAGTGGTGTCGCATTGATCGGGAGCCTCTCGGGCACGTTGATTTTTCGCGTTTCTCGGGCATCATCCTTGCCGGTAGTCCCTTCACAGTGAGTGAGCCGAGCGAGCGGAAGTCTGCGACTGAGTTGCGGGTGGAGCGAGAGCTCGCCGCCCTGCTTGACGAAGTGATCGAGCGTGACTTTCCCTTTCTGGGAGTCTGTTACGGCGTCGGCACGATCGGGGCACACCAGGGTGCACGCGTCGACCGCACCTACGGCGAACCGTCGCAGGCCGTGCGCATTACGCTGACCGACGCCGGTCATGAAGATGCGCTGTTTCGTGAACTTCCCGTCACCTTTGACGCTTTTGTTGGGCACAAGGAAGCGGTGAGTGAGGTTCCCTCCAGCATTACGGTGCTCGCAGGATCCGCCACGTGTCCCGTGCAGGCGTTTCGAGTCGGTCGTAACGTGTACGCCACGCAGTTCCACCCCGAACTAGACACCGCGGCGTTTACCGATCGGGTGCGCACCTACGCCCACCACGGCTACTTTGACCCGGTTGAGGTTGACGCGATCGTAGAGGGCGCCGAGCGGGCAGACGTTCGTGCCTCGCACATGGTGCTGGGGCGCTTTATCGAGGAGTATCTCGCCTCGATTCCGGCGGTCTACTCAAAAAGCGCCTGA